Proteins from one Catenulispora sp. EB89 genomic window:
- a CDS encoding NlpC/P60 family protein, translated as MNKNGNRRGWARALGLWLAAALLGLAAPLLAPTAASADGPPTGNEKPVLLLHGYELFSGPDCGAQDMWGPAIDLFHQWGWKGQIHTMAYYTSDTNCTDRFASGDGTQSINDLGRQLAWYIYNHDAAWGGGQVAVVAHSMGGLIIRDAIGGTRTHRSGYPPSIPVDNVVTLGTPHQGTLWATSQECRVSHAASWSNECFQMIPGSDFLNGLPVDSGEDTKWAAIGAVEDGVVGGDSAVGLSVASPQIRFDDKQNLGHSELHDGGNSRTSGWTAQFSYDGGRTWNDQYTGSPLLEAFLMAQRDPGKFTPPPPPPPNDCSAHGTPTSAAAGAAIAAACSQEKAGTWYTWGGGHGSAPGPTYGMVDATDPVRSKNDPYRIGFDCSGLVRWAWSQAVGYDVMGDSTAAGIFSMPGQRLGTDTSALQPGDLVFWGVSNVHHVAVYLGAGKIVEARESDTHVMVSDLTSHDMSDYAGGLRFAAGGTGGGNHMTWGSNVNVRSTPSVGGSVVVSFPGPTPITVDCQKHAESVTAEGVTNDVWAHLSDYNGWVSNIYIKGGYWLDGVPDCGGSGGSGEHSTWGTSVNVRSQPSASASVLTSFAGPTAIHIDCQKHAESVTAAGVTNDAWAHLPDVNGWVSNIFVKGAAWLDGVPDCGGGTSAGSYSSWGTFVNLHAHPSAGSDVKATLAGPTTVKIGCQKHAESVTAEGITNDAWSYLPDYKAWVSNIYIKGAAWLDGIMDCTKPPALDPDTGGGTSTGTDGQWSTWGTNVNLHSHPRTDSSTVTTLAGPTTVQIGCQKHAGAVTAEGVSNDAWSYLPAYKAWVSNIYVKGGAWLDGVIDCTVPPALDPETQT; from the coding sequence ATGAACAAGAACGGAAACCGGCGCGGATGGGCGCGGGCTCTGGGGTTGTGGCTGGCCGCCGCGCTCCTGGGCCTCGCGGCGCCGCTTCTCGCGCCGACCGCCGCCTCGGCCGACGGGCCGCCGACGGGTAACGAGAAACCCGTGCTCCTGCTGCACGGCTACGAGCTGTTCTCCGGCCCGGACTGCGGTGCGCAGGACATGTGGGGCCCGGCGATCGACCTGTTCCACCAGTGGGGGTGGAAGGGCCAGATCCACACCATGGCCTACTACACCAGCGACACGAACTGCACCGACCGGTTCGCCAGCGGCGACGGCACGCAGTCGATCAACGACCTGGGCCGCCAGCTCGCCTGGTACATCTACAACCACGACGCCGCGTGGGGCGGCGGCCAGGTGGCCGTCGTCGCGCACTCCATGGGCGGCCTGATCATCCGGGACGCGATCGGCGGGACCCGCACCCACCGCTCCGGCTACCCGCCGTCGATCCCGGTCGACAACGTGGTCACCCTCGGCACGCCGCACCAGGGCACGCTCTGGGCGACCAGCCAGGAGTGCCGGGTCAGCCACGCGGCCAGCTGGAGCAACGAGTGCTTCCAGATGATCCCGGGCTCGGACTTCCTCAACGGCCTGCCGGTGGACTCCGGCGAGGACACGAAGTGGGCCGCGATCGGCGCGGTCGAGGACGGGGTCGTCGGCGGCGACTCGGCGGTCGGCCTGTCGGTGGCCAGCCCGCAGATCCGCTTCGACGACAAGCAGAACCTGGGCCACAGCGAGCTGCACGACGGCGGCAACTCGCGCACCAGCGGCTGGACCGCGCAGTTCTCCTACGACGGCGGCCGGACCTGGAACGACCAGTACACCGGCTCGCCACTGCTGGAGGCGTTCCTCATGGCCCAGCGCGACCCGGGCAAGTTCACGCCCCCGCCGCCCCCGCCGCCGAACGACTGCAGCGCGCACGGCACGCCGACGTCCGCGGCCGCCGGCGCCGCGATCGCCGCGGCCTGCTCCCAGGAGAAGGCGGGGACCTGGTACACGTGGGGCGGCGGCCACGGCTCCGCACCCGGCCCCACCTACGGGATGGTCGACGCCACCGACCCGGTCCGCAGCAAGAACGACCCCTACCGGATCGGCTTCGACTGCTCGGGCCTGGTGCGCTGGGCCTGGTCGCAGGCCGTCGGCTACGACGTCATGGGCGACAGCACCGCGGCCGGCATCTTCAGCATGCCCGGTCAGCGGCTGGGCACCGACACCTCGGCGCTCCAGCCTGGCGACCTCGTGTTCTGGGGCGTCTCGAACGTGCACCACGTGGCCGTCTACCTCGGCGCCGGAAAGATCGTCGAGGCGCGGGAGTCGGACACGCACGTGATGGTGTCGGACCTGACCAGCCACGACATGTCCGACTACGCCGGCGGCCTGCGCTTCGCGGCCGGCGGCACCGGCGGCGGGAACCACATGACGTGGGGCTCGAACGTCAACGTGCGCTCGACGCCGTCGGTCGGCGGCTCGGTCGTCGTCAGCTTCCCGGGGCCGACACCGATCACCGTGGACTGCCAGAAGCACGCGGAGTCGGTGACCGCCGAGGGCGTCACCAACGACGTGTGGGCGCACCTGTCCGACTACAACGGCTGGGTCTCCAACATCTACATCAAGGGCGGCTACTGGCTGGACGGCGTGCCCGACTGCGGCGGGAGCGGCGGCTCGGGCGAGCACTCGACGTGGGGGACGAGTGTGAACGTCCGCTCCCAGCCGTCGGCCTCGGCCTCGGTGCTCACCTCCTTCGCCGGACCGACCGCGATCCACATCGACTGCCAGAAGCACGCCGAGTCGGTGACCGCGGCCGGTGTCACGAACGACGCCTGGGCGCACCTGCCCGACGTCAACGGCTGGGTGTCCAACATCTTCGTCAAGGGCGCGGCCTGGCTCGACGGCGTGCCGGACTGCGGCGGCGGCACCTCGGCCGGCTCCTACAGCTCCTGGGGCACGTTCGTGAACCTGCACGCGCACCCCTCCGCCGGGTCCGACGTCAAGGCGACGCTGGCCGGGCCGACGACGGTCAAGATCGGCTGCCAGAAGCACGCCGAGTCGGTGACCGCCGAGGGCATCACCAACGACGCCTGGTCCTACCTGCCGGACTACAAGGCCTGGGTGAGCAACATCTACATCAAGGGCGCGGCCTGGCTCGACGGGATCATGGACTGCACCAAGCCGCCGGCGCTCGACCCGGACACCGGCGGCGGCACCAGCACCGGCACCGACGGGCAGTGGAGCACCTGGGGGACGAACGTCAACCTGCACTCCCACCCCCGCACCGACAGCAGCACGGTCACCACGCTGGCCGGCCCGACGACGGTGCAGATCGGCTGCCAGAAGCACGCCGGCGCGGTGACGGCGGAGGGCGTCAGCAACGACGCCTGGTCGTACCTGCCGGCGTACAAGGCGTGGGTGAGCAACATCTACGTCAAGGGCGGGGCCTGGCTCGACGGGGTCATCGACTGCACCGTGCCGCCCGCGCTGGATCCCGAGACACAGACCTGA